The Desulfatirhabdium butyrativorans DSM 18734 genome segment CATCGAAACAGTGGAACAGGCCATTGAGAAACAATTTCTGCCCATTTTGAAAGATTCTTTCGGAATCGGCGATGCGATGCCGGATCACATCCATTGTCAGTTCGTACATTCCAGTCTCCTGCCTCAATTAAAAAGGCTATGGGCTATAGGCTATGGGCTATAGGCTATGGGTTATAGGCTATGGGTTATGGGTTATGGGTTATAGGTTATGGGTTATGGGTTATGGGTTATAGGTTATGGGTTATGGGTTATGGGTTATAGGTTATGGGTTATAGGTTATGGGTTATAGGTTATAGGATATGGGCTATGGGTTCTGAACGATTTTCATGCCCGGAGAAAGGGCAGTTCTCCATGAACATTTAACCTATCGTTCTTCCATAGGGCAAGGAATTTTGATGATCTCGGCAAAATCAAGACAACCTGTCAGTCCGGGAAAAGACTGCATCAAGTATAATCAACATAGTGCCTGAACGGAAAACCCGTTTTGGGTACAACCTGCCCGCAGGCGGCGCGCTGCTCCAAACAGGGGTTTTTCGTTCAGGCACAACATCGTAAATGATCATAGCGTGGGCGTCGCCCCCGGCGATGAAAATTCGGTCGTCATTCCGGCAGGTGCGGTAATACAGACCGAGGCATTCGCAGGGACTCGTAGGGGCGACCGGCGGGTCGCCCCTACAGGCCGCCCACTGCAGTATTTTCATGATAAACCAATAATTGACCCCATCTTCCGCCATTTCTGCAGAAGTTGTCACCTCACCCTGCCAGCGGGGGAAGAGAATGCCCAGGCCGCACAGCAGGCTTTCACCCAAAGGGGCAAAGCCGCGGATGAATGAAAAATTCATGGATCTCCGCTTCCGCTTCTTACCGGTGTAAAATTCCCGGTTGTTCATTTGGTAATACCATTTCATTTTTTTTACCGCGCTCAACCAACAAAATCCCTTGCAATACTTCAAAATTAATGGTAGGCACCATCCAGAGAAAAACGGCATTTTAGTGGTCCTACCAATATTGAAAGCCGGCGCAACAACCGTCTTCATCCCATTTTAAGGAGGGTTCATGACCCCATTGCTCATCCAGGAATTTCAAAACATTTGTGGCAAGGAAAACGTTTGGGAAGACAAGGTCGAGCGTGCGGCCTATTCCTATGATGCAGCCGTACTCGATCCCGTGATTCCCGCTCTTGTCCTGCGACCGACAACCCAGGAAGCCCTGGGCCGATCAGTCGCACTCTGCAACCAGAACGGCGTTCCCCTGACCGTTCGGGGATCGGGGACCAACCTGAGCGGCGGCACCATTCCGTACGCCCATGGCGTTGTCATTGTGACCAACGGACTGAAACGAATTGTCGAGATCAACGAGGCGGACATGTATGCCGTTGTTGAACCCGGTGTGGTGACGGCAAAATTTGCCGCAGCAGTCGAGCAAAAAAAGTTGTTCTATCCACCGGATCCGGGAAGCCAGGCCGTATCCACGCTTGGCGGAAACGTGGCGGAAAATGCCGGTGGGCTTCGAGGGCTCAAATACGGGGTGACCAAAGATTATGTAATGGGTATCCACTTTTTCGATGTGAACGGTGAGCTGATCAAGACCGGTTCCCGAACCGTGAAATGCGCCACCGGATACAATCTCGGAGCGCTGCTGGTAGGCTCCGAAGGTACGCTCGGCGTATTTTCCCGGATCATTCTGAAGCTCATTCCCCTTCCGGCGCACCGAAAATCCATGATGGCCACGTTCCCAACGATGCGCTCGGCATCCGAAACCGTGTCTGCCATCATCGCCGCCCATGTCGTCCCGGCGACACTGGAAATCATGGATCAGTTCACGATCCAGGCAGTGGAGAATTTCAGCCATGCCGGTTTGCCGACAGAGGCGGCAGCGCTTCTGCTCATCGAGGTGGACGGTCATCCGGCCCAGGTGGAAGACGATGCGGCCCGGGTCGAGACCATCTGCAGGGAACATGGAGCCGAAGGGGTTCGGGTGGCCTCAACGGCTGCGGAACGTGATGGGGTGTGGGCTGCCAGGCGAAGCGCCCTTTCCGCACTGGCCCAGCTCAAGCCCACACTGGTGCTGGAGGACGCCACCGTTCCCCGAAGCCGCATCCCCGAAATGATTGTTGCCCTCGAAGAAATCGCCAAGCAGTACGATCTGACCATCGGGACCTTCGGCCATGCAGGGGATGGCAACCTGCATCCGACGATTCTGACAGACAAACGAAATTCGAGTGAATGGAAACGGGTTGAGGCGGGAATCGAGGCCATTTTCGATCGGGCCCTCGCCATGGGCGGCACCCTTTCCGGAGAACACGGCACAGGCATTGCCAAAGCCCGCTTCCTTGCAAAGGAAACCACAGCAGGCACCATTCTGTATTCCAGGCGCATCAAGGCCGCGCTTGATCCGAACAACATCCTCAACCCCGGCAAAATCATCGGAGAATGACCATGTCTCGAATCGACGAATTGATCCGGATGATCCAGACGCTCGAAGACCAGTTGGTGGTCTGCATGCGCTGCGGGATGTGTCAATCGGTCTGCCCGCTCTATGCCCAGACGGGCAAGGAAACGGATGTGGCCCGCGGCAAACTGGCCTTGCTCGATGGGCTGATGCACCGGATCATCGAAAACCCCGAGGGGGTCAAGGAAAGACTCGACAACTGTCTGCTGTGCGGCTCCTGCGCCGCTGCCTGCCCCAGCGGGGTACATGTCCTCGATATCTTCATCCAGGCAAGGGCCATTCTCTCGGGCTATCTGGGGCTCAATCCCATCGAGCGCCTGATCCTCCGGGGCATGCTGGCCCAGCCTGCCATTTTCGACAAACTCATGGAATGGGGCGCCCGGCTGCAACCGCTCTTTGCCCGACCCGAAAACGCGATCATCGGTACATCCTGCGCCCGGTTTTTGTCGCCGCTCATCGAAAACCGGCATTTCGTGCCGCTTGCCCAAAAACCGTTCCACCAAACGCTCCCCCATCTGTCCACGCCTGCCGGCCGATCCGGCATCCGGGTGGCCGTTTTCACCGGCTGCCTGATCGACAAATTCTTTCCGCAGATCGCCTCCGCAACCATCGAAGCGCTTCAGCATCACGGGGTCGGGATTTTTCTGCCGGACGATCAGGGCTGCTGTGGCATTCCAAGCCTTTCTTCAGGCGACACCCAAACGTTTCGCCGTCTGCTCGAACACAATCTGGGCCGGTTTTCAGCAGAACCCTTCGATATGCTGGTCACATCCTGCGCCACCTGCACATCCACCATCCGAAAGCTCTGGCCCATGATGGCGGCATCCTATCCGGAAGCGCTCCGGCAGCAGGTCATCGATTTGGCGGAAAAAACGATGGACATCTCGGCGTTTCTCGTAACGCACTGCCGGCAAGATATGCCTGCGGCTTCCACCGATGCGGCCTCCCCAGTGGTCACTTACCACGATCCATGCCACCTGAAAAAATCGCTGGGTGTTTTTCGCGAACCGCGCCAGATCATCGAGGTCAGCGGGAATCGTTTCCAGGAGATGACCGAGCCGGATTCCTGCTGTGGGATGGGTGGAAGCTTTAACTTGAAGCACTACGAACTTTCCGCTAAGATGGGGGATCGCAAGGCGCAATTGATCCAGGACTCGGGAGCGTCAGTCGTGTCCACCGGATGCCCGGCTTGTATGATGCAGATATCGGATGCCTTGTCCCGCAACAATGCAAAGATATCTGTCAAACACGTCATCGAACTCTATGCGGAGAAACTGCGTTCCTCATGAAGGTATCGCTCAAGCCCATCAAGCCCAAACGTATTTCCGATCAGGTTTTCGACCAGCTTCGAGAACTCATTTTTCGAGGTGAGCTCAAAGCCGGCGAGCAGATCATGCCGGAGCGAGAGCTGGCCGAAGCCCTGAATGTCAGCCGGATTTCGGTTCGGGATGCCATCAAGAAACTCGTGGTCATGGGGCTTTTGGAGCAACGGCAGGGGCAGGGCACTTTCGTGCGCAGCCCCGATGCCAAATCCCAGAATCCGCTGGCTATCCTGATGGAAACCCAGAACGCCAGCCTGGAAGACCTGCTCGAGGTACGCATGGGACTCGAATGTTATCCGGCTTCCCTGGCAGCCGAACGCGCATCGGCAAGCGATATTCAGTTTCTGGAAAAAAGCATCGAGGAAATGCGCAGCGAAGTCCAGTCCGGAAGGCTGGGAACGGAAGCCGACGTTTCGTTTCACATGGCCATCGCCTATGCCACGAAAAATCCGCTTCAGGTCTACATCATGAAAAACTTTTTCGACTTTCTCTTCGTGGGCATCAAGGAGAACCTCTCCTATCTTTACAAAGTCCCCGGAAACATCGAAACCATCCTCGAACAACATCAGAAGATCTTTCAGGCCATTCGAAGCCACGATCCGGCCCAGTCCTTCGATGCCATGAAGGAACACATCCATTTCGTCCTGAATTTTTTCCGGTCATTCAACATCAAGAAAGTGTAACCCGCCGTCATCGTCATCGTTGTCGTTGTCGTTGTCGTTGTCGTAGTCGTAGTCGTAGTCGTAACCGCAAATCCCCTTCTCCCCGCTTGCGGGGCGAGCGAGAGACTCCCATAGAAATCGCCCATGCGAGGGGACACCCCGTTCAAAGAAAGCCGGTTCTGCCGGCCGGGTATCAAACCCGGCCTTACATCAACAGGCTCCATCAATGCAGGAATCCGATGAAAGAAGGCCAGAGCGGGACGCTCTGGTTACCACCGGGTTCATCAATACAGCAACCCTATGAGAGAAGGCCAGAGCGGGACGCTCTGGTTACCACCGGGTTCATCAATACAGCAACCCTATGAGAGAAGGCCAGAGCGGGACGCTCTGGTTACCACTGGATCCATCAATGCAGGGGCCCTATAGATCGGGCTTTTCTCGATGGACCGGCATCCTCCCGGATGCCATTGGTCGGATCGCCTTCCGCCATCATTTGCTGCAACACACGGCGATCAGCCTCCGAAGGCAGCCTTCCCCGAATGTGGGCCGTCAGCACCACTTCCCCGTTCTGGTTGGTCATTACAACGTCTGCATCGGCCCGTTGGCGGTCGTCGATCGTGTGAATCGTCATGGTGCAGGTGACCGTATCCCCGATATAGACGGGTTTTTTGAAGCGAAAATCGATGCCGGAGGCAAGCCATCCAATCTGGCCGCCGATCTCGGTCACCATGCCGCCAACCAGCAACCCATGACAGATCCGCTGCTTCAGCCCTTTTGCGGCAACGAAACGATCTTCCAGGTGTATGGGGTTGTAGTCCCGCGTCAGGGCGGCAAACGCCCGCACGTCCTCCTCGGTAAAAGTGCGAACGATTCGGAATTGATCTCCCGCCGATATGCCATCCACCGTTTTTTGTCGAATCCAGTTCACGAACTGCACCTCCTTTGCCATTTTCCCCTGCATATCGCTCCGGTCTTTCCCCGCTCCAGCCCGGATATGCAAGCCCCTTGGGTTGAGATCCCGGAAAAAACTTCGGCAATTGGGGTTTGATTCCCTATTGAAAACATGCTAAGAAAACGAGCCAATCTGCCTTTCAAAGGCATTTTGCCATCTATTTACCGTGAAAAGGCTGTAGTCGGCAGTGGGTCGTCGGTAGCCTGTAGGGGCGACCCGCCGGTCGCCCCTACGAGTCCAGCGTAGGCCAACATTTTGAACTCCTCCCGGCACGGGCGGAATTCCGCTGGAATGACGATCCAATGCCTCTGTGGGAATGACGGACCGAATTTTCATTTGCAGGGGTGGTGAAACCCACCATGGATAGTTATCATACAAACCTTATCGATTGACGTCAAAGGGGGATTTCGATGCGACCTGCAGGAAAGAAACTGTTTGGACTCGTGATGTTCAGCCTCATGTGTGTCTTGGTTTTTTCCTCTGTACCCATTGCCAAACAAGCCAAAGATCCCATCTGTATCCCGATGGGCAACATCGAGCTCAAGGCGCCTGGCACCGTAACGCCCGACCGTCCATCGGTCACCTTTCCGCACAATACGCATTTCGATTATTCCTGCAAGCGATGCCACCACACCTGGAACGGCCAGGATCCCATTCAGGGATGCATGACATCCGGATGCCACGATCTGGACAGCGCACCCAAGCCGGCAAACAACCCGAAGAAAGGTGCCGAAGGCTCCATGAAATATTTCAAGAATGCCTTCCATACCCAGTGCATCGGCTGCCACAAAGCCATCAAAATGAAAAACATCGAAATTGAAAAATCGTTTTCTGCAGTCAAAGCCAAACAGATGAAAACCGGGCCGACGGGATGCACCGTCTGTCACGCCAAATGAGCCGATGTGCTGCGGAGGCGATTGACCATCGCTTCCGCAGCATTTCCGCCCAGGCTGCCTGCCCAGGCAATGGAACGGCAAACGTTCGAACCACCTCAGACCAAAACGCTTTTTGAGAACCGGAACCTCCGTTTCCATCTCAGAACATCCTCCGATTCACGGATTGCCACATGCCTTGATGGCAATCTTTGCCCGAGCTTCCGGTACCTTCAATCCGACAGCCTCCAGCAATTCGATGTGTACCGGAATCCGACTTCAACAGGCGGCGCAAAAGAGTCATGGCAGAAATGTTTTTCGCTGATATGTTGCTGATGATCGTTCTGCTGGGCCTCTCGGCATTCTTCTCCTCAGCCGAAACCGCTTTCTTTTCCATCCCGAAAACCAAGGCCATCCACCTGGCCAGGGAAAACGGCGGCGCCTACAGCCTGGTTCTCCGGCTGAAGGAAGACCCGCACACGCTGCTGACCACCCTGCTGATCGGCAACAACCTGATCAATATCGGCACATCGGCCTACGCCACGGCCATTGCCCTGAAAATCTTTCCCGACTACGCCATCAGCATCGCCATCGGGGTTGTCACCCTCTTCATCCTCGTCTTCGGGGAAGTTTTTCCCAAATCCATCGCTGCCCAGAACAACATTTTGATCGCAAGGCTGACAGTCTATCCGATCTTCTGGCTTTCCATCCTGTTCAGACCCATCGTCTGGTTTTTAAACTTCATTCCCCGCATCACACACAAGCTTCATCCACCCCAGAAAG includes the following:
- a CDS encoding (Fe-S)-binding protein codes for the protein MSRIDELIRMIQTLEDQLVVCMRCGMCQSVCPLYAQTGKETDVARGKLALLDGLMHRIIENPEGVKERLDNCLLCGSCAAACPSGVHVLDIFIQARAILSGYLGLNPIERLILRGMLAQPAIFDKLMEWGARLQPLFARPENAIIGTSCARFLSPLIENRHFVPLAQKPFHQTLPHLSTPAGRSGIRVAVFTGCLIDKFFPQIASATIEALQHHGVGIFLPDDQGCCGIPSLSSGDTQTFRRLLEHNLGRFSAEPFDMLVTSCATCTSTIRKLWPMMAASYPEALRQQVIDLAEKTMDISAFLVTHCRQDMPAASTDAASPVVTYHDPCHLKKSLGVFREPRQIIEVSGNRFQEMTEPDSCCGMGGSFNLKHYELSAKMGDRKAQLIQDSGASVVSTGCPACMMQISDALSRNNAKISVKHVIELYAEKLRSS
- a CDS encoding cytochrome c3 family protein, whose protein sequence is MRPAGKKLFGLVMFSLMCVLVFSSVPIAKQAKDPICIPMGNIELKAPGTVTPDRPSVTFPHNTHFDYSCKRCHHTWNGQDPIQGCMTSGCHDLDSAPKPANNPKKGAEGSMKYFKNAFHTQCIGCHKAIKMKNIEIEKSFSAVKAKQMKTGPTGCTVCHAK
- a CDS encoding FadR/GntR family transcriptional regulator, coding for MKVSLKPIKPKRISDQVFDQLRELIFRGELKAGEQIMPERELAEALNVSRISVRDAIKKLVVMGLLEQRQGQGTFVRSPDAKSQNPLAILMETQNASLEDLLEVRMGLECYPASLAAERASASDIQFLEKSIEEMRSEVQSGRLGTEADVSFHMAIAYATKNPLQVYIMKNFFDFLFVGIKENLSYLYKVPGNIETILEQHQKIFQAIRSHDPAQSFDAMKEHIHFVLNFFRSFNIKKV
- a CDS encoding FAD-binding oxidoreductase, giving the protein MTPLLIQEFQNICGKENVWEDKVERAAYSYDAAVLDPVIPALVLRPTTQEALGRSVALCNQNGVPLTVRGSGTNLSGGTIPYAHGVVIVTNGLKRIVEINEADMYAVVEPGVVTAKFAAAVEQKKLFYPPDPGSQAVSTLGGNVAENAGGLRGLKYGVTKDYVMGIHFFDVNGELIKTGSRTVKCATGYNLGALLVGSEGTLGVFSRIILKLIPLPAHRKSMMATFPTMRSASETVSAIIAAHVVPATLEIMDQFTIQAVENFSHAGLPTEAAALLLIEVDGHPAQVEDDAARVETICREHGAEGVRVASTAAERDGVWAARRSALSALAQLKPTLVLEDATVPRSRIPEMIVALEEIAKQYDLTIGTFGHAGDGNLHPTILTDKRNSSEWKRVEAGIEAIFDRALAMGGTLSGEHGTGIAKARFLAKETTAGTILYSRRIKAALDPNNILNPGKIIGE
- a CDS encoding MaoC family dehydratase — encoded protein: MNWIRQKTVDGISAGDQFRIVRTFTEEDVRAFAALTRDYNPIHLEDRFVAAKGLKQRICHGLLVGGMVTEIGGQIGWLASGIDFRFKKPVYIGDTVTCTMTIHTIDDRQRADADVVMTNQNGEVVLTAHIRGRLPSEADRRVLQQMMAEGDPTNGIREDAGPSRKARSIGPLH